TTCGAGAGTGAGAGTGTTGGCCTCTACTTCTTTGTCTCCAATGATGATGAGGTAGGGGATTTTTTGCATTTTGGCATTTCTGACACGTTTTCCGAGAGACTCATTATCGAGATCGAGTTCAACACGAATATTTTTTTCTTTGAGAGCGTCAGTCACTGTCTTTGCATAAGACTGATGACTTTCTCCGATAGGGAGAACGACGACTTGGACCGGTGCCAGCCAGAGTGGAAATGCTCCAGCGTAGTGTTCGATGAGTACACTCATAAAACGTTCGATAGAACCCATAATAGCAGCGTGAATCATCACGATGCGTTCTTTCTCTCCTTTTTCGTTGATGCAGACCA
This DNA window, taken from Candidatus Moraniibacteriota bacterium, encodes the following:
- a CDS encoding His/Gly/Thr/Pro-type tRNA ligase C-terminal domain-containing protein → VCINEKGEKERIVMIHAAIMGSIERFMSVLIEHYAGAFPLWLAPVQVVVLPIGESHQSYAKTVTDALKEKNIRVELDLDNESLGKRVRNAKMQKIPYLIIIGDKEVEANTLTLEHRVDGSLGAKTLDECLTLFEQIITEKR